From one Campylobacter suis genomic stretch:
- the rplB gene encoding 50S ribosomal protein L2: MAIKSYKPYTPSRRYMTGLSSEDITAKPSVRSLLVKLPATGGRNNNGRITSRHKEAGAKKLYRIIDFKRRKFGIEGKVEAIEYDPNRNCRIALIAYKDGEKRYIIRPSGLNVGDVIGSIDEGALDIKPGNAMKLRFIPVGTIVHNIELKPGKGAQIARSAGGYAQLMGKEEKYVIVRMPSGEMRQILAECMATVGVVGNEDWANVTIGKAGRNRHRGIRPQTRGSAMNPVDHPHGGGEGKKNSGRHPVTPWGKPTKGAKTRRKKASDKLIISRRKGK; the protein is encoded by the coding sequence ATGGCAATAAAATCATATAAACCATATACCCCTAGCCGTAGATATATGACTGGACTAAGTTCAGAAGATATCACAGCTAAGCCAAGCGTAAGAAGCCTTCTTGTTAAACTTCCAGCAACTGGCGGTAGAAATAACAACGGTCGTATCACATCTCGCCATAAAGAGGCAGGTGCAAAAAAACTATATCGTATCATCGACTTCAAGCGTAGAAAATTTGGCATCGAAGGTAAAGTTGAAGCGATCGAGTACGATCCAAACAGAAACTGCCGTATCGCACTTATCGCTTATAAAGATGGCGAAAAGCGCTATATCATCAGACCAAGCGGCTTAAATGTAGGTGATGTTATCGGCTCAATAGATGAAGGAGCACTTGACATTAAACCAGGTAACGCTATGAAGCTACGCTTTATCCCAGTTGGTACTATCGTACATAACATAGAGCTTAAGCCTGGCAAAGGTGCTCAGATAGCTCGTTCAGCTGGTGGTTATGCTCAGCTAATGGGTAAAGAGGAAAAATATGTCATCGTTCGTATGCCAAGTGGCGAGATGAGACAAATTTTAGCTGAGTGTATGGCAACTGTTGGCGTTGTTGGCAATGAAGACTGGGCAAACGTAACTATCGGTAAAGCTGGTCGTAACCGTCACCGCGGTATCCGCCCACAAACACGTGGTTCTGCAATGAACCCAGTAGATCACCCACACGGTGGTGGTGAGGGCAAGAAAAACTCAGGCCGTCATCCAGTTACACCATGGGGCAAACCAACTAAGGGTGCTAAAACTCGCCGTAAAAAAGCAAGCGATAAGCTTATAATTTCAAGAAGGAAAGGAAAATAG
- the rpsS gene encoding 30S ribosomal protein S19, producing MARSLKKGPFVDDHVMKKVDAAKKANDNKPIKTWSRRSTIVPEMIGLTFNVHNGKSFIPVYVTENHIGYKLGEFAPTRTFKGHKGSVQKKIGK from the coding sequence ATGGCTAGATCACTCAAAAAAGGTCCTTTCGTAGATGATCATGTAATGAAAAAAGTTGATGCTGCTAAAAAGGCAAATGACAACAAACCTATCAAAACTTGGTCAAGACGAAGCACAATCGTGCCTGAGATGATAGGACTAACATTTAATGTTCATAATGGCAAGAGCTTTATACCTGTGTATGTTACAGAAAACCACATCGGCTATAAACTTGGCGAATTCGCTCCAACACGCACATTTAAGGGTCACAAAGGCTCAGTGCAGAAGAAAATCGGTAAGTAA
- the rplD gene encoding 50S ribosomal protein L4, with amino-acid sequence MSKVLVLNEKFEKSGELALPADFAEVNPHNLYLYVKSYLASMRANTAHTKTRAFVSGGGKKPWRQKGRGGARAGSTRTNVWVGGAVAFGPSNNKNYFQKVNKKQKRLALEFALNEKATAGKLFAVDSIAVESGKTKDAAKIIKALNLRDALIVKDLLDDKTLLAFRNLANCYVVDASEVNAYLVATYSAVIAEKAALQTITKES; translated from the coding sequence ATGAGTAAAGTTTTAGTATTAAATGAAAAATTTGAAAAGTCAGGCGAGCTAGCGCTTCCTGCAGACTTTGCAGAAGTAAACCCACACAATCTTTATCTCTATGTTAAGTCTTACTTAGCTAGCATGAGAGCAAACACAGCTCATACGAAAACTCGTGCTTTTGTAAGTGGTGGCGGTAAAAAACCTTGGAGACAAAAGGGTCGTGGCGGTGCAAGAGCTGGTTCAACTAGAACAAATGTATGGGTTGGCGGTGCAGTAGCTTTTGGTCCTTCAAATAATAAAAATTACTTCCAAAAGGTAAATAAAAAGCAAAAAAGACTTGCTCTTGAGTTTGCACTTAACGAAAAAGCTACAGCTGGTAAGCTATTTGCCGTTGATAGCATTGCAGTTGAAAGTGGTAAAACAAAAGATGCAGCTAAGATTATCAAAGCTCTAAATTTAAGAGATGCGCTAATCGTTAAAGATTTGCTTGATGATAAGACGCTTTTAGCATTTAGAAACTTAGCAAACTGCTATGTTGTAGATGCGAGCGAGGTAAATGCCTATTTGGTAGCAACATATAGTGCCGTTATCGCTGAGAAAGCAGCACTACAAACTATAACAAAAGAGAGCTAA
- the rplV gene encoding 50S ribosomal protein L22, which translates to MSKSTIKFVRLSPTKTRLIAREVQGMNAELALASLSFMPNRGAKFIANAISTAVANGGFEPEEVIVSSCRVDAGPVLKRFRPRARGTASRIRKPTSHIMVEVSKAEKKEA; encoded by the coding sequence ATGAGTAAATCAACAATAAAATTTGTAAGACTTTCGCCTACAAAAACTAGACTTATCGCTCGTGAAGTTCAGGGTATGAATGCTGAGCTCGCACTTGCTAGTCTTAGCTTTATGCCAAATCGCGGTGCAAAATTTATCGCTAATGCTATCAGCACAGCTGTGGCAAACGGCGGTTTTGAACCAGAAGAGGTTATAGTGAGTAGCTGCCGCGTGGATGCTGGTCCGGTATTAAAGAGATTTCGCCCTAGAGCAAGAGGAACTGCGAGTAGAATTCGCAAACCAACTTCTCATATAATGGTAGAAGTATCTAAAGCTGAAAAGAAGGAAGCATAA
- the rplC gene encoding 50S ribosomal protein L3, with protein sequence MEYIVEKIGMSRTVSAQSTPVTLLRLVEAKVCEVDANKRAIVAYADTKTNNKAIAGQQKKYNLTAEFNKFATLTVANTEAGALDVAPLSEAKVLKVSFNSKGRGFQGVVKRHGFAGGPKSHGSRFHRRHGSIGNCEWPGRVQPGMKMAGHMGNEKVTVKNELVSFDAENGIVVVKGCVPGHNGAMGRIRIVK encoded by the coding sequence ATGGAATATATCGTAGAAAAAATCGGCATGAGTAGAACAGTCTCTGCTCAAAGCACACCAGTTACACTACTAAGACTTGTTGAAGCTAAGGTATGTGAAGTTGATGCAAACAAGCGCGCTATCGTTGCTTACGCAGATACAAAAACAAACAACAAAGCCATAGCTGGTCAGCAAAAAAAATACAACCTAACTGCCGAGTTTAACAAATTTGCAACCTTAACAGTAGCAAACACAGAAGCAGGCGCTCTTGATGTTGCTCCATTAAGTGAAGCTAAGGTTTTAAAAGTTAGCTTTAACTCAAAAGGTAGAGGCTTTCAGGGTGTTGTAAAAAGACACGGATTTGCTGGCGGTCCAAAGAGCCACGGTTCGCGTTTTCACAGACGCCACGGTTCAATCGGTAACTGCGAATGGCCAGGTCGCGTTCAGCCAGGTATGAAGATGGCGGGACATATGGGCAACGAAAAAGTTACTGTTAAAAATGAGCTAGTAAGCTTTGATGCAGAAAATGGCATAGTTGTTGTCAAGGGTTGTGTGCCAGGACATAATGGCGCAATGGGCAGAATAAGGATTGTAAAATGA
- a CDS encoding 50S ribosomal protein L23, protein MADITDIKTIIYTEKTLGLQEQGVVVIQTSPKVTKNGLKEVLREYFGVTPLRINSLRMDGKVKRFRGRVGVRDDFKKFYVKLPEGVSLENTEA, encoded by the coding sequence ATGGCAGATATAACTGATATCAAAACAATTATTTATACAGAAAAAACTCTTGGCCTTCAAGAACAAGGCGTTGTAGTTATCCAAACTTCACCAAAAGTTACAAAAAATGGCTTGAAAGAAGTTTTAAGAGAGTATTTCGGTGTAACGCCACTTCGCATAAATTCACTTAGAATGGACGGCAAAGTTAAGCGTTTTAGAGGTAGAGTTGGCGTAAGAGATGACTTCAAGAAATTTTACGTAAAACTACCAGAGGGCGTAAGCCTAGAGAACACGGAGGCATAA
- the rpsC gene encoding 30S ribosomal protein S3, translating to MGQKVNPIGLRLGINRNWESRWFPSKQNLAENIGEDYKIRAFLKKKLYYAGVSQILIERTAKKLRVTVVAARPGIIIGKKGSDVEILKNDVAKLIGKDVNINIKEERKAQASAQLAAENVAMQLERRVAFRRAMKKVIQGAQKSGAKGIKISVAGRLGGAEMARTEWYLEGRVPLHTLRAKIDYGVAEAHTTYGNIGIKVWIFKGEVLQKGVQPERNEEEKADRKPRRARRGK from the coding sequence ATGGGACAAAAAGTAAATCCAATAGGTCTTAGACTAGGTATCAACCGCAACTGGGAGTCACGCTGGTTTCCTTCTAAGCAAAACCTTGCAGAGAATATCGGTGAAGACTATAAAATTCGTGCATTTTTAAAGAAAAAACTTTACTATGCAGGTGTTAGCCAAATTCTAATAGAAAGAACGGCTAAGAAGCTTCGTGTAACAGTAGTAGCTGCTCGCCCTGGTATCATCATTGGTAAAAAGGGTTCAGATGTTGAAATTCTTAAAAATGATGTTGCAAAGCTAATTGGCAAAGATGTAAATATCAACATCAAAGAAGAGAGAAAGGCACAAGCTTCAGCTCAGCTAGCGGCTGAAAATGTTGCTATGCAGCTTGAGCGTCGTGTTGCTTTCCGCCGTGCAATGAAAAAAGTTATCCAAGGTGCACAAAAATCAGGCGCTAAAGGTATTAAAATTTCAGTAGCAGGTCGTTTGGGCGGTGCTGAAATGGCAAGAACTGAGTGGTATCTAGAGGGTCGCGTGCCACTTCATACACTTAGAGCAAAGATTGATTACGGTGTAGCAGAAGCACATACGACTTATGGAAACATAGGCATAAAAGTATGGATATTTAAAGGCGAAGTACTTCAAAAAGGTGTTCAACCAGAGCGCAATGAAGAGGAAAAAGCCGACAGAAAACCACGTAGAGCAAGAAGAGGTAAATAA